In the genome of Phycisphaerales bacterium, one region contains:
- a CDS encoding rhomboid family intramembrane serine protease → MGIYDRTYYESPTAQYATGGGGQGGWNWRSVCGLLLIANTAIFFLSAMKPLGDLILGVGLMQAEAVLYGQVWRLLTATYLHANLFHLFVNMLGLYFFGPALERVWGARQFLFVYTLGGVAGNVLLTLAGLVHFIPPQVPGLGASGSVLSLLGACAVLFPRAEIYLYFLFPIQIRTFVLLYGLWFVINIFTQGRNYGGDICHVGGLLVGLAWAYTGGISLSGRHHVRAQLGALRDLFSVRPRAAAPGTWQRRMAQRQADEELIDRLLAKVQAEGLDSLTTAERHALEAATRRRRAEEARIDSFTRT, encoded by the coding sequence ATGGGAATCTACGATCGGACCTACTACGAATCCCCAACCGCCCAATACGCGACGGGGGGCGGCGGCCAGGGTGGCTGGAATTGGCGCAGTGTGTGCGGCTTGCTGCTCATCGCAAACACGGCCATTTTTTTCCTCTCGGCAATGAAGCCCCTCGGCGATCTAATCTTGGGCGTCGGCTTGATGCAGGCCGAGGCGGTTCTGTACGGGCAGGTCTGGCGCCTGCTGACCGCGACTTACCTGCATGCCAACCTGTTTCACCTCTTCGTGAATATGCTCGGCCTTTACTTTTTCGGGCCGGCACTGGAACGAGTGTGGGGTGCGCGACAGTTTCTCTTCGTCTATACGCTCGGGGGAGTGGCGGGCAACGTGCTGCTGACACTGGCAGGCCTGGTGCACTTCATCCCGCCCCAGGTTCCCGGACTGGGTGCCTCGGGCAGCGTGCTATCCCTGCTGGGTGCCTGTGCCGTGCTGTTCCCCAGGGCGGAAATCTACCTCTACTTCCTCTTCCCGATCCAGATCCGCACGTTTGTGCTACTCTACGGCCTTTGGTTCGTCATCAACATTTTTACGCAAGGTCGAAACTATGGGGGTGACATCTGCCACGTCGGCGGCCTGCTCGTCGGGCTTGCCTGGGCCTATACGGGCGGAATCTCCCTTTCCGGCCGGCATCACGTCCGGGCGCAGCTCGGAGCCCTGCGCGATTTGTTCTCCGTCCGGCCACGGGCTGCGGCCCCTGGGACCTGGCAGCGACGCATGGCGCAAAGGCAGGCGGATGAGGAGTTAATCGACCGCCTGCTCGCCAAGGTACAGGCCGAGGGGCTCGACAGCTTGACGACGGCGGAACGGCATGCACTCGAGGCCGCCACACGCCGCCGGCGCGCGGAGGAAGCCCGCATCGACAGTTTCACGCGGACTTAG
- a CDS encoding DUF1854 domain-containing protein — MLRDRGVAPETLVASTCTDIDLVGRYRELWLVVTADRLLVVSHDEATAVDLDMAIRAAEEYRTQGGVGAGLLQARVNGSWVDVLRYSNRRAYRFEKLARRLDRHAQGEPLEVLPDDGVDPRRCPRCGLLREGGGGGCPRCVNRGAVLLRMWGLMGPYRGAATGMMLLLVVGIALDLVSPQLTRFLVDNVLPGSPAEAAALQAAPGQAAANIQLLLQVVLILATVQVLRMGVNLINGRLSSRIGTAITFDMRGRLVGHLQRLSVGYYDRQQVGSLVGRVAYDTESLHGFVHQLTGGFLLQVLMLIGVGIMMFVTDWRLALFTLIPAPFVVTGTVIFWRHIYPRNYRAWDSSSKQAGLLAGLLSGIRVVKAFGQEDREFERFGRASQRLRDTRMGVELASATFNPSMGVIFQLGGWIVWYVGGRDVIGGRLTLGELMAFFGYLWMFYGPLATLPQFTNWLTTFVTQAHRVFEILDTPAQIREAERPIHLAEMRGEIEFDRVSFGYQRHTPVLRDLSLTIRPGELLGVVGHSGSGKTTLVNLLCRFYDVDEGCIRIDGVDVRELAREDLHGRVGVVLQEPFLFRGSVWDNLAYGRPGATPEEVIAATRAANAHDFILRQAHAYDTWVGERGAGLSGGERQRVGIARVLLIDPRILVLDEATSSVDTESEAAIQAALAEVVRGRTTIAIAHRLSTLRHAHRIIVMDAGRILESGTHAELLAQDGTYARMVRMQQGVSTGGSVDALHVQLQAERAAQQAAEEITRGSLPPLRGHEPRWLTPDVARVHLGTYETLHVTIRDERIYGGVFALRCLPVRYPAEFISLRYPQPDGHDVEVGLIRRLEDWPVDAQRLIRASLTRRYFVHTIEALHRIELANNYLTFDVDTDLGPQRFTMRWQTDRALEYGSNGRMLLDTDENRYLIPDVMKLPTHERHLFQRYIYW; from the coding sequence GTGCTACGCGACCGAGGAGTGGCGCCCGAAACGCTCGTAGCGAGCACCTGTACGGATATTGATCTGGTCGGCCGATACCGCGAGCTTTGGCTCGTCGTGACGGCGGATCGGCTGCTGGTCGTATCACACGACGAGGCGACCGCGGTTGACCTCGACATGGCGATTCGTGCTGCCGAGGAGTACCGCACTCAGGGGGGTGTCGGCGCGGGCTTGTTACAGGCGCGCGTCAATGGTTCCTGGGTAGATGTCTTGCGGTATAGCAACCGGCGGGCCTACCGGTTCGAAAAACTTGCCCGCCGGCTCGATCGCCATGCACAAGGCGAACCGCTGGAAGTACTTCCGGACGACGGTGTCGATCCGCGGCGCTGCCCGCGCTGCGGGTTGCTGCGAGAGGGGGGCGGTGGAGGGTGTCCGCGGTGCGTGAACCGCGGTGCGGTGCTGCTGCGCATGTGGGGATTGATGGGACCGTACCGCGGCGCGGCGACCGGCATGATGCTGCTGCTCGTCGTGGGCATCGCCCTGGACCTGGTCTCTCCGCAGCTCACCCGTTTCCTTGTAGATAACGTGCTGCCAGGCAGCCCCGCGGAAGCCGCCGCGCTCCAGGCGGCGCCGGGGCAGGCGGCTGCGAACATCCAGTTGCTGCTGCAGGTTGTGCTGATTCTGGCGACGGTGCAAGTTCTTCGGATGGGGGTGAACCTGATCAATGGGCGCCTCAGCAGCCGTATCGGCACGGCGATCACCTTTGATATGCGCGGGCGACTGGTTGGCCACCTGCAGCGGCTCTCCGTGGGCTACTACGACCGGCAGCAGGTGGGCTCGCTGGTCGGGCGGGTGGCGTATGACACGGAATCTCTGCACGGCTTCGTCCACCAGTTGACGGGCGGGTTCCTGCTGCAAGTTCTGATGCTGATCGGTGTCGGCATCATGATGTTTGTCACCGACTGGCGCCTGGCACTCTTCACCCTGATTCCGGCGCCCTTTGTCGTGACAGGTACGGTGATCTTTTGGCGACACATTTATCCGCGGAACTACCGGGCCTGGGATTCTTCGAGCAAGCAGGCGGGACTGCTGGCGGGTCTGCTGAGCGGGATTCGCGTGGTGAAAGCTTTTGGGCAGGAGGATCGCGAGTTCGAGCGCTTCGGGCGGGCCAGCCAGCGGTTGCGCGATACGCGCATGGGAGTCGAACTTGCCAGCGCCACCTTCAACCCGTCGATGGGAGTGATCTTCCAGTTGGGTGGCTGGATCGTGTGGTACGTCGGCGGGCGCGATGTGATCGGCGGACGGCTGACACTGGGCGAACTGATGGCGTTCTTCGGGTACTTGTGGATGTTTTACGGCCCGCTGGCGACGCTGCCGCAGTTCACGAACTGGCTGACCACGTTCGTCACGCAAGCGCACCGCGTTTTCGAAATCCTCGACACCCCGGCACAGATTCGCGAAGCGGAGCGGCCGATTCATCTCGCGGAGATGCGCGGCGAGATCGAATTCGACCGTGTTTCCTTCGGCTACCAGCGGCATACACCGGTGCTGCGCGACCTCAGTCTGACGATTCGCCCGGGTGAATTGCTGGGGGTGGTCGGGCACAGCGGCTCCGGTAAAACAACGCTGGTGAACCTGCTCTGCCGCTTCTACGACGTGGACGAGGGCTGCATCCGCATCGACGGCGTGGACGTACGCGAATTGGCTCGTGAGGACCTGCACGGCCGGGTTGGGGTCGTGTTGCAGGAACCGTTTCTCTTTCGCGGCAGTGTCTGGGACAATCTGGCTTACGGCCGGCCCGGCGCCACACCCGAGGAAGTCATTGCCGCGACACGGGCCGCGAACGCCCACGACTTCATCCTCCGTCAGGCCCATGCCTACGACACATGGGTCGGCGAGCGCGGGGCGGGCCTGAGCGGCGGCGAGCGCCAGCGCGTCGGCATTGCCCGTGTGCTGCTGATCGACCCGCGTATTCTTGTCCTGGATGAGGCCACCAGCAGTGTGGATACGGAGAGTGAAGCCGCGATTCAGGCCGCCCTGGCCGAGGTCGTGCGCGGCCGAACCACGATTGCCATCGCGCATCGTCTGAGCACACTGCGGCATGCACACCGAATCATCGTGATGGATGCCGGCCGCATTCTGGAGAGCGGCACGCACGCCGAGCTGCTGGCCCAGGACGGCACCTATGCCCGGATGGTTCGGATGCAACAGGGGGTTTCGACCGGTGGCAGCGTGGATGCGCTGCATGTTCAGTTACAGGCCGAGCGCGCCGCGCAGCAGGCCGCGGAGGAAATCACGCGGGGCTCATTGCCACCGCTCCGCGGCCATGAGCCGCGCTGGCTCACGCCCGACGTGGCCCGCGTTCATCTCGGCACCTACGAAACGCTGCATGTTACAATCCGCGACGAGCGCATCTATGGCGGGGTGTTTGCACTGCGCTGCCTGCCGGTACGCTACCCAGCGGAGTTCATCTCCCTGCGGTATCCGCAACCTGACGGCCACGATGTCGAAGTCGGCCTGATCCGACGGCTGGAGGATTGGCCGGTAGACGCCCAGCGCTTGATCCGGGCCTCGCTGACGCGGCGTTACTTCGTGCACACCATCGAGGCCCTGCACCGCATCGAGCTTGCGAACAATTACCTCACATTCGATGTGGACACCGACCTCGGACCCCAGCGTTTTACGATGCGCTGGCAGACTGACCGCGCGCTGGAGTATGGCTCTAACGGTCGCATGCTCTTGGATACGGACGAGAATCGCTACCTGATCCCCGATGTCATGAAACTCCCGACACACGAGCGGCATCTGTTCCAGCGCTACATCTACTGGTAG
- the hemW gene encoding radical SAM family heme chaperone HemW, whose translation MTTTTACHSLYVHVPFCRTICGYCDFYRDVYDPQQGGPLVDALLCELESAGRGRAWRFDTIFVGGGTPTILATTDLYRLLVALRRHAGTEDELEFTVEANPATVTPEKAAALRAAGVNRVSLGAQSFDPGDLRILDRRHNPDDVPRTLEICRAAGLPHLSLDLIFGVPGQTLAAWQGSLAAALDLGPEHLSCYGLTYEPQTPLRARLELGRIQRMDEDLEADLYEYTMDALALAGLPQYEISNFARPGAECRHNLRYWRNQPYLGLGPSAAGYLDDVRYKNVPDTARYVAAIQAGTTVRESEETLSTEQRARETIMLGLRLVAGVDQALFMERFGRDPQAWFAAEMAPLLDDGLLEADERGFRLTRRGRLVGDRIMAAFL comes from the coding sequence ATGACAACGACCACCGCTTGCCACTCCCTCTATGTCCACGTCCCCTTTTGCCGCACCATTTGCGGCTACTGTGACTTCTACCGAGACGTCTACGACCCCCAGCAGGGGGGCCCGCTCGTCGACGCCCTTTTGTGCGAACTGGAGTCCGCCGGTCGCGGCCGCGCATGGCGGTTCGACACAATCTTTGTCGGCGGAGGCACCCCGACGATTCTCGCCACCACTGACCTGTACCGTCTGCTGGTCGCCTTGCGTCGTCATGCCGGTACCGAAGATGAACTCGAGTTCACTGTCGAGGCGAACCCCGCCACAGTGACCCCTGAGAAAGCCGCCGCCTTGCGCGCTGCGGGTGTGAACCGCGTCTCTCTCGGCGCACAGTCCTTCGACCCGGGCGACTTGCGGATTCTGGACCGGCGTCATAACCCCGACGACGTACCCCGTACCCTCGAGATCTGCCGGGCCGCCGGCCTGCCGCACCTCAGTCTCGACCTCATCTTCGGCGTGCCCGGCCAAACACTCGCCGCTTGGCAAGGAAGTCTGGCGGCCGCCCTGGACCTTGGCCCGGAACACCTCTCCTGCTATGGCCTGACCTACGAGCCCCAGACGCCGCTCCGCGCGCGACTCGAACTCGGCCGCATTCAGCGGATGGACGAGGATCTCGAAGCCGACCTGTACGAGTACACCATGGATGCGCTGGCGCTGGCCGGCCTGCCCCAGTATGAAATCAGCAATTTCGCCCGGCCCGGGGCCGAGTGTCGCCACAACCTACGGTACTGGCGCAATCAGCCGTACCTCGGCCTGGGTCCGTCAGCCGCCGGATACCTCGACGACGTACGCTACAAGAACGTGCCCGACACAGCGCGCTACGTGGCCGCCATTCAGGCGGGAACCACCGTTCGGGAGTCGGAAGAGACTTTGTCGACGGAGCAGCGGGCCCGTGAGACGATCATGCTTGGACTGCGCCTTGTGGCCGGTGTGGATCAGGCCCTGTTCATGGAGCGGTTCGGACGCGATCCCCAGGCGTGGTTCGCCGCCGAAATGGCCCCCCTGCTGGATGATGGACTGCTCGAAGCCGATGAGCGCGGCTTCCGCTTAACCCGCCGTGGCCGACTGGTCGGCGATCGGATCATGGCCGCTTTTCTCTGA
- a CDS encoding FHA domain-containing protein — protein sequence MKVVLVMFKGTERREFPITALETVLGRRQDCGLRIPTKDVSRQHCALVVDGQKISIKDLGSSNGTYVNGKRVAEHDLAAGDRLRLGPVTFMLQVDGKPANIKPSDLKAAAAPPDTEPSLGGDDEETFEISDADFDIDAVFDDLDDEKDMP from the coding sequence ATGAAGGTCGTCTTGGTCATGTTCAAGGGTACGGAGCGCCGTGAGTTTCCGATTACGGCGCTGGAAACCGTACTGGGACGGCGGCAGGATTGCGGTCTCCGGATCCCCACCAAAGACGTCTCGCGGCAACACTGTGCACTGGTCGTGGATGGACAAAAGATCTCCATCAAAGACCTCGGCAGTTCCAACGGCACGTATGTCAATGGAAAACGCGTGGCGGAGCACGATCTTGCGGCGGGAGATCGGCTTCGGCTCGGACCTGTGACGTTCATGCTCCAGGTGGACGGGAAGCCCGCGAACATCAAGCCGAGTGATCTGAAGGCGGCGGCGGCACCACCAGACACGGAACCGTCCCTGGGCGGCGATGACGAAGAAACCTTCGAGATTTCCGATGCCGATTTCGATATCGACGCCGTCTTTGACGATCTCGATGACGAGAAGGACATGCCCTGA
- the aroA gene encoding 3-phosphoshikimate 1-carboxyvinyltransferase, whose product MSPAGIARGVARLPGSKSLTNRLLACTALANGTSNLIGVSLSDDAWAMIRGLAALGVRVSVDDGAGVLHVAGTGGVLVSDDVEIDVGHAGTAMRFLTAVACLGYGQRHLDGSPRMRQRPIGALVEALQKIGARIGYAGEEGYPPLDLYAQGLSGGEVLFTAPPSSQFLSAMLMVAPCAAGDVLLAVDGVLPSRPYAEMTLAIMRDLGVEVLAGEEPRFIVPAPQSYRPGTYNVEPDASAATYMWAAAALTGGRVLVRGLTRASRQGDVGFVDVLAAMGCEVTEVPEGIEVAAPADGRLQGVRVDLNLMPDTVQTLAVMALFAEGATEVHNVANLRVKETDRLAALATELGKLGARVEVRADGLTIHPPSAVRASEISTYDDHRMAMSFALAGLRVEGVVIHDPGCVSKSFPGYFEALEGLFVAR is encoded by the coding sequence ATCAGCCCGGCGGGTATTGCACGGGGGGTGGCGCGGTTACCAGGATCGAAAAGTCTTACGAATCGCCTGTTGGCCTGCACAGCGCTGGCGAACGGTACCAGTAACCTAATCGGTGTATCGCTCTCCGATGATGCGTGGGCCATGATTCGCGGCCTCGCCGCGCTAGGTGTACGTGTTTCGGTGGACGATGGGGCTGGCGTGCTGCATGTGGCCGGCACCGGGGGGGTGCTGGTATCGGACGATGTCGAAATCGACGTCGGGCACGCCGGAACCGCGATGCGTTTCCTGACAGCGGTGGCGTGCCTCGGATACGGGCAACGGCACCTCGACGGCTCGCCGCGCATGCGGCAGCGACCGATCGGTGCTCTCGTGGAGGCCTTGCAAAAGATCGGGGCACGGATTGGCTATGCGGGCGAAGAGGGCTACCCACCACTGGACCTCTACGCGCAGGGACTGAGCGGGGGGGAGGTGCTATTCACCGCGCCCCCCTCGAGCCAGTTCCTGAGCGCCATGCTCATGGTGGCACCTTGTGCCGCAGGGGATGTGCTGCTTGCGGTTGACGGTGTGCTGCCGAGCCGACCCTACGCGGAGATGACACTCGCCATAATGCGGGACCTCGGGGTCGAGGTGCTGGCTGGTGAAGAGCCACGTTTTATCGTACCAGCCCCGCAAAGCTACCGGCCTGGGACTTACAACGTCGAGCCGGATGCCAGTGCGGCCACGTACATGTGGGCAGCCGCGGCCCTGACAGGCGGCCGCGTGCTCGTGCGCGGGTTGACCCGCGCAAGTCGACAAGGCGACGTGGGTTTTGTGGATGTGCTTGCGGCGATGGGCTGCGAGGTTACAGAAGTGCCTGAGGGCATTGAGGTCGCGGCACCGGCGGATGGGCGGCTGCAGGGCGTGCGGGTGGATCTGAACCTGATGCCGGACACGGTACAGACGCTCGCGGTAATGGCCCTGTTCGCCGAGGGGGCGACGGAAGTACACAACGTCGCGAACCTGCGGGTGAAAGAAACGGATCGCCTGGCCGCCTTGGCGACAGAGCTCGGCAAGCTTGGTGCCCGTGTGGAGGTACGGGCGGACGGCCTGACGATCCATCCGCCGTCCGCGGTCCGCGCGTCCGAGATTTCAACGTATGACGATCATCGTATGGCCATGAGTTTCGCGCTAGCTGGTCTGCGCGTGGAAGGCGTTGTGATACACGACCCGGGTTGTGTGTCGAAGAGCTTTCCAGGGTATTTTGAAGCATTGGAGGGTTTGTTTGTGGCGCGGTAG
- a CDS encoding 30S ribosomal protein S1: MLDPALWKEIDVSEADLDAEFQKAFGQSLNEELLENAVGNQSGVGLDFNSILKARIVALSGNEAVLDIGLKSEGIVGIDEWDNPAEVQIGAEVEVLVEDIDETGMIIVSKRRADRILNWRRIVETTHEGDVVKGRVLKKIKGGLLVDIGVPVFLPASQVDIRRPADVGEYLGQEIEAKILKIDTERRNIVISRRKLIEEERTKAKSKLLEEIAIGQLRTGVVKNIADFGAFVDLGGIDGLLHITDMSWDRIDHPSHMVKVDEEIEVKILSIDRDKEKIALGLKQKQENPWEKVAERYPVGVHISGEVVNIMNYGAFVKLEPGIEGLVHISEMSWTRRINHPSEVVNVGDKVEVVVLEVDKDKQEISLGMKQTEINPWTTVAQKYPTGTVVEGMVRNLTNYGAFVEIEEGIDGLLHVSDMSWTKKVSHPSEVVKKSDRVRCVVLSVDQEKMRIGLGLKQMTEDPWLRAVPDRYQPGMVVRGKVTKITNFGVFVELEPELEGLLHVSELADHKVENPQDEVQIGDEVDVKILRVDTLERKIGLSKKRAEWATDDTTATADDQRRDRKERRGGLGDEFGGGFGDLLGRRE, encoded by the coding sequence ATGCTGGATCCCGCTCTGTGGAAAGAGATTGACGTTTCGGAGGCCGACCTGGATGCCGAGTTTCAGAAGGCGTTCGGCCAATCATTGAATGAAGAACTGCTCGAGAATGCCGTCGGCAACCAGTCTGGTGTGGGGCTCGACTTCAACTCGATCCTGAAGGCGCGGATCGTCGCCCTGTCGGGGAATGAGGCCGTGCTTGACATCGGCCTCAAGAGTGAAGGCATTGTCGGAATCGACGAGTGGGACAATCCCGCGGAAGTCCAGATTGGGGCCGAGGTCGAGGTGCTCGTCGAGGATATCGACGAAACCGGCATGATCATCGTCTCCAAGCGGCGCGCGGACCGAATCCTCAACTGGCGCCGCATCGTCGAGACGACCCACGAAGGTGACGTCGTCAAGGGACGTGTATTGAAGAAGATCAAGGGCGGATTGCTGGTTGATATCGGCGTACCTGTTTTCCTTCCGGCATCGCAGGTCGACATCCGTCGGCCGGCGGACGTCGGGGAGTACCTCGGCCAGGAGATTGAGGCCAAGATCCTCAAGATCGACACCGAACGGCGGAACATCGTCATCTCGCGCCGCAAGCTGATCGAGGAGGAGCGCACCAAGGCCAAGTCGAAGCTGCTTGAAGAAATCGCGATCGGCCAACTGCGCACCGGTGTCGTGAAAAACATCGCTGACTTCGGCGCGTTTGTCGACCTCGGCGGCATCGACGGCCTGCTGCACATCACCGACATGTCGTGGGATCGGATTGACCATCCCAGCCACATGGTCAAGGTGGACGAAGAGATCGAGGTCAAGATCCTCTCGATCGACCGAGACAAAGAAAAGATCGCGCTGGGGCTGAAGCAGAAACAGGAGAATCCGTGGGAGAAGGTCGCCGAGCGGTACCCGGTCGGCGTGCATATCTCGGGTGAAGTCGTCAACATCATGAACTACGGCGCCTTCGTGAAGCTCGAGCCGGGCATCGAGGGGCTGGTCCATATCTCCGAGATGAGCTGGACACGGCGCATCAACCATCCGTCCGAGGTTGTGAATGTCGGCGACAAGGTCGAGGTGGTGGTCCTCGAGGTCGACAAGGACAAGCAGGAGATCTCGCTCGGCATGAAGCAGACCGAGATCAATCCCTGGACGACCGTGGCGCAGAAGTACCCGACGGGTACCGTGGTCGAGGGCATGGTGCGCAATCTCACCAACTACGGTGCTTTCGTCGAGATCGAGGAAGGCATCGACGGCCTGCTGCATGTTTCTGACATGAGCTGGACGAAGAAGGTCAGCCACCCGTCCGAGGTTGTGAAGAAGAGTGACCGGGTGCGCTGCGTGGTGCTGAGTGTGGACCAGGAGAAAATGCGGATCGGGCTCGGCCTCAAGCAGATGACCGAAGATCCGTGGCTGCGGGCCGTCCCTGATCGCTATCAGCCGGGCATGGTCGTTCGTGGAAAGGTCACCAAGATCACGAATTTCGGTGTATTCGTCGAGCTGGAGCCGGAGCTCGAGGGGCTGCTGCACGTCTCCGAGCTGGCCGACCACAAGGTCGAGAACCCGCAGGACGAGGTGCAGATCGGCGACGAGGTCGATGTGAAGATCCTGCGCGTCGATACGCTCGAGCGGAAGATCGGCCTTTCGAAGAAGCGCGCCGAATGGGCCACCGACGATACCACCGCCACCGCGGACGACCAGCGGCGCGACCGAAAGGAGCGGCGCGGCGGTCTTGGTGACGAGTTCGGCGGCGGTTTTGGAGATCTGCTCGGCCGACGCGAGTAG